Proteins encoded within one genomic window of Columba livia isolate bColLiv1 breed racing homer chromosome 1, bColLiv1.pat.W.v2, whole genome shotgun sequence:
- the CYSLTR2 gene encoding cysteinyl leukotriene receptor 2 — MNISAMTLDDDFTNSSFNCTTDSFKQVIYPVMYLSIFILGAVGNSLSIYVFFQPSQRKTSVNIYMQNLAVSDLMFVSTLPFRATYFLMGSRWIFGDIVCRIMTYSLYVNMYCSIYFLTVLSMVRFTAIVYPFKQWKATSMRYAKIICAAIWLFVLAASSPLLSKEIAGYRNPAKCLDLHPSSTHRLLIMNYVVLIVGFILPFCTIIVCYIFAIKTLLRSKAPQCKKTACHKKALSAIIITLILFLLCFLPYHVLRTVHLIRSGCSQANLPMHKALVVTLCLAAMHSCLDPVLYYFAAENFKARIRSLYRR; from the coding sequence ATGAATATCTCCGCGATGACACTAGATGACGACTTCACCAACAGCTCCTTCAACTGTACAACTGACAGCTTCAAGCAAGTCATTTATCCCGTCATGTACCTCTCTATCTTCATCCTGGGTGCTGTTGGAAATAGCCTCTCCatttatgttttcttccagCCTTCACAGAGGAAGACCTCGGTGAACATTTACATGCAGAACTTGGCTGTTTCAGATCTCATGTTTGTGAGCACTTTACCCTTTCGGGCCACATATTTCCTGATGGGATCACGTTGGATATTTGGTGACATCGTCTGCAGGATCATGACTTACTCCTTGTACGTGAACATGTActgcagcatttattttctcaccGTGCTCAGCATGGTTCGTTTTACAGCCATCGTCTACCCATTCAAGCAGTGGAAAGCAACCAGCATGAGGTATGCCAAGATAATATGTGCAGCTATATGGCTCTTCGTGCTGGCAGCCTCCAGCCCTTTGTTAAGCAAGGAAATCGCTGGGTACAGGAACCCGGCCAAGTGCTTGGATCTTCATCCCTCCAGCACACATAGGCTCCTCATAATGAACTACGTTGTCCTCATCGTGGgcttcattttgcctttttgcacaATTATTGTCTGCTACATTTTTGCAATAAAAACATTGCTCAGGTCCAAGGCTCCACAGTGCAAGAAGACGGCCTGTCACAAGAAGGCACTGTCAGCCATCATCATCActctcatcctcttcctcctctgcttcttGCCATATCATGTACTGCGAACTGTTCACCTGATACGCAGCGGCTGCAGCCAGGCCAACCTGCCCATGCACAAAGCACTGGTGGTCACTCTCTGCCTCGCTGCCATGCACAGCTGCCTCGATCCTGTCCTCTATTACTTCGCTGCTGAGAATTTCAAAGCAAGAATCAGAAGTTTATACCGCAGGTAG